Proteins from one Lonchura striata isolate bLonStr1 chromosome 6, bLonStr1.mat, whole genome shotgun sequence genomic window:
- the AP2A2 gene encoding AP-2 complex subunit alpha-2 isoform X3, whose amino-acid sequence MPAVSKGDGMRGLAVFISDIRNCKSKEAEIKRINKELANIRSKFKGDKALDGYSKKKYVCKLLFIFLLGHDIDFGHMEAVNLLSSNRYTEKQIGYLFISVLVNSNSELIRLINNAIKNDLASRNPTFMGLALHCIANVGSREMAEAFAGEIPKILVAGDTMDSVKQSAALCLLRLYRTSPDLVPMGDWTSRVVHLLNDQHLGVVTAATSLITTLAQKNPEEFKTSVSLAVSRLSRIVTSASTDLQDYTYYFVPAPWLSVKLLRLLQCYPPPEDPAVRGRLTECLETILNKAQEPPKSKKVQHSNAKNAVLFEAISLIIHHDSEPNLLVRACNQLGQFLQHRETNLRYLALESMCTLASSEFSHEAVKTHIETVINALKTERDVSVRQRAVDLLYAMCDRSNAQQIVAEMLNYLETADYSIREEIVLKVAILAEKYAVDYTWYVDTILNLIRIAGDYVSEEVWYRVIQIVINRDDVQGYAAKTVFEALQAPACHENLVKVGGYILGEFGNLIAGDPRSSPLIQFNLLHSKFHLCSVPTRALLLSTYIKFVNLFPEIKTTIQDVLRSDSQLKNADVELQQRAVEYLRLSTIASTDILATVLEEMPPFPERESSILAKLKKKKGPGTVTDLEEIKKERSSDMNGSAEPALNATVTTPSPSEDDLLGLGPAPVTNSPPPPSSSGSLLVDVFSDPTSAVAPLAPGSDDNFARFVCKNNGVLFENQLLQIGLKSEFRQNLGRMFIFYGNKTSTQFLNFTPTVICSDDLQSSLNLQTKPVDPTVDGGAQVQQVVNIECVSDFMEAPILNIQFRYGGTFQNLSVKLPITLNKFFQPTEMSSQDFFQRWKQLSNPKQEVQNIFKAKHPMDAEITKAKIIGFGSALLEEVDPNPANFVGAGIIHTKTTQIGCLLRLEPNLQAQMYRLTLRTSKEAVSQRLCELLSEQF is encoded by the exons GTGACAAGGCTCTGGATGGTTAcagtaagaaaaaatatgtCTGCAAACTGCTCTTTATCTTTCTGCTGGGGCATGACATTGACTTTGGTCACATGGAGGCTGTAAACCTGCTCAGTTCCAATAGATATACAGAGAAACAAATT GGCTATCTGTTCATCTCGGTGCTGGTGAACTCCAACAGCGAGCTCATTCGCCTGATAAACAACGCCATCAAGAACGACCTGGCCAGCCGGAACCCCACCTTCATGGGCCTTGCTCTGCACTGCATTGCCAATGTGGGCAGCCgggagatggcagaagcttttGCTggagaaattcccaaaattcttgTGGCTGG AGACACTATGGATAGTGTGAAGCAAAGTGCTGCTTTATGCTTGCTGCGTTTATACAGAACTTCTCCTGACCTTGTTCCTATGGGAGACTGGACATCTCGAGTGGTGCATCTCCTCAATGACCAGCACTTG gGTGTGGTTACTGCCGCTACAAGTCTGATCACCACTTTGGCACAGAAGAACCCAGAAGAGTTTAAGACTTCAGTCTCCTTGGCAGTGTCTAGATTAAGCAGA ATTGTAACTTCTGCATCAACAGACCTTCAGGACTACACATACTACTTTGTTCCTGCTCCCTGGCTATCTGTGAAACTTCTGAGGTTGTTACAGTGCTATCCACCTCCAG AAGACCCTGCGGTACGTGGCCGTCTGACAGAATGCCTGGAAACCATCCTCAACAAAGCACAGGAGCCACCAAAGTCAAAGAAAGTGCAACACTCGAATGCAAAGAATGCTGTCCTGTTTGAGGCAATAAGCTTAATTATACATCATGACAG TGAGCCAAACCTACTAGTCCGTGCCTGTAACCAGCTAGGTCAGTTCTTGCAGCACCGAGAAACTAATTTGCGTTACCTAGCACTGGAAAGCATGTGCACGCTTGCCAGCTCTGAATTCTCACATGAGGCTGTGAAAACACACATAGAAACAGTTATCAATGCATTGAAG ACTGAGAGAGATGTAAGTGTACGACAAAGAGCTGTAGATCTCCTGTATGCAATGTGTGACCGAAGCAATGCCCAGCAGATTGTGGCTGAAATGCTCAATTACCTGGAGACTGCTGATTATTCCATTAGAGAAGAAATT GTTCTGAAGGTTGCAATTCTAGCTGAGAAGTATGCAGTGGATTACACGTGGTATGTGGATACAATCCTGAATTTGATTCGCATTGCTGGTGACTATGTCAGTGAAGAAGTGTGGTACCGAGTTATTCAGATTGTCATCAACAGGGATGATGTGCAAGGATATGCAGCAAAGACTGTTTTTGAG GCCCTTCAAGCTCCAGCATGCCACGAGAATCTTGTAAAAGTAGGTGGCTACATCTTGGGAGAATTTGGAAATCTGATAGCAGGTGATCCAAGATCAAG TCCCCTCATCCAGTTCAACTTGCTACATTCCAAGTTTCATCTGTGTAGTGTTCCTACCCGAGCTCTGCTTCTGTCTACCTACATCAAGTTTGTGAACCTGTTTCCAGAAATCAAAACTACAATTCAAGATGTGCTGCGCAGTGACAGTCAGCTGAAGAATGCTGATGttgagctgcagcagagagcTGTTGAGTATTTGAGGCTCAGTACTATTGCTAGTACTGATATATTG GCTACAGTGTTGGAAGAAATGCCTCCCTTTCCAGAGAGGGAATCTTCCATTTTGGCTAAactgaagaagaagaaaggcCCAGGCACAGTTACTGACCTGGAAGAGATCAAAAAGGAGAGGAGCTCTGATATGAATGGAAGTGCTGAACCTGCACTCAATGCCACTGTT ACTACTCCTTCTCCATCAGAGGATGATCTGCTGGGTCTGGGTCCTGCCCCTGTCACCAATTCACCTCCCCCACCTTCCTCTAGTGGTAGCCTGCTCGTGGATGTATTTTCAGATCCAACTTCTGCAGTTGCACCTCTTGCTCCTGGTTCTGATGACAACTTTGCGAG GTTTGTGTGTAAAAATAATGGAGTCTTATTTGAAAACCAGTTGCTACAAATTGGCTTGAAATCTGAATTTCGACAGAACCTGG GACGTATGTTCATATTCTATGGTAATAAGACATCAACACAGTTCTTGAATTTTACTCCAACAGTAATCTGCTCAGATGACCTTCAGTCAA GCCTGAATCTTCAGACAAAACCTGTTGACCCCACAGTGGATGGAGGTGCGCAGGTTCAGCAGGTTGTGAACATCGAATGTGTGTCAGACTTCATGGAAGCTCCAATCCTGAACATTCAGTTCAG GTACGGTGGAACATTTCAAAATCTATCGGTAAAATTACCCATTACTCTGAATAAATTTTTCCAGCCAACAGAGATGTCTTCTCAAGACTTCTTTCAGCGTTGGAAGCAGCTGAGCAA TCCAAAACAGGAAGTACAGAATATCTTTAAAGCAAAGCACCCGATGGATGCAGAAATCACAAAAGCAAAG ATAATTGGATTTGGATCAGCCCTGCTTGAGGAGGTAGATCCCAATCCTGCTAACTTTGTTGGTGCTGGTATCATACACACAAAAACCACTCAGATTGGATGCTTGCTGCGCCTTGAACCCAACCTCCAGGCACAG ATGTATAGGCTCACACTACGAACAAGTAAAGAAGCTGTATCTCAGAGATTATGTGAATTGCTGTCAGAACAGTTTTAA
- the AP2A2 gene encoding AP-2 complex subunit alpha-2 isoform X1 has protein sequence MPAVSKGDGMRGLAVFISDIRNCKSKEAEIKRINKELANIRSKFKGDKALDGYSKKKYVCKLLFIFLLGHDIDFGHMEAVNLLSSNRYTEKQIGYLFISVLVNSNSELIRLINNAIKNDLASRNPTFMGLALHCIANVGSREMAEAFAGEIPKILVAGDTMDSVKQSAALCLLRLYRTSPDLVPMGDWTSRVVHLLNDQHLGVVTAATSLITTLAQKNPEEFKTSVSLAVSRLSRIVTSASTDLQDYTYYFVPAPWLSVKLLRLLQCYPPPEDPAVRGRLTECLETILNKAQEPPKSKKVQHSNAKNAVLFEAISLIIHHDSEPNLLVRACNQLGQFLQHRETNLRYLALESMCTLASSEFSHEAVKTHIETVINALKTERDVSVRQRAVDLLYAMCDRSNAQQIVAEMLNYLETADYSIREEIVLKVAILAEKYAVDYTWYVDTILNLIRIAGDYVSEEVWYRVIQIVINRDDVQGYAAKTVFEALQAPACHENLVKVGGYILGEFGNLIAGDPRSSPLIQFNLLHSKFHLCSVPTRALLLSTYIKFVNLFPEIKTTIQDVLRSDSQLKNADVELQQRAVEYLRLSTIASTDILATVLEEMPPFPERESSILAKLKKKKGPGTVTDLEEIKKERSSDMNGSAEPALNATVTTPSPSEDDLLGLGPAPVTNSPPPPSSSGSLLVDVFSDPTSAVAPLAPGSDDNFASPDLASSEVVSEEPADTVHDADELFHKFVCKNNGVLFENQLLQIGLKSEFRQNLGRMFIFYGNKTSTQFLNFTPTVICSDDLQSSLNLQTKPVDPTVDGGAQVQQVVNIECVSDFMEAPILNIQFRYGGTFQNLSVKLPITLNKFFQPTEMSSQDFFQRWKQLSNPKQEVQNIFKAKHPMDAEITKAKIIGFGSALLEEVDPNPANFVGAGIIHTKTTQIGCLLRLEPNLQAQMYRLTLRTSKEAVSQRLCELLSEQF, from the exons GTGACAAGGCTCTGGATGGTTAcagtaagaaaaaatatgtCTGCAAACTGCTCTTTATCTTTCTGCTGGGGCATGACATTGACTTTGGTCACATGGAGGCTGTAAACCTGCTCAGTTCCAATAGATATACAGAGAAACAAATT GGCTATCTGTTCATCTCGGTGCTGGTGAACTCCAACAGCGAGCTCATTCGCCTGATAAACAACGCCATCAAGAACGACCTGGCCAGCCGGAACCCCACCTTCATGGGCCTTGCTCTGCACTGCATTGCCAATGTGGGCAGCCgggagatggcagaagcttttGCTggagaaattcccaaaattcttgTGGCTGG AGACACTATGGATAGTGTGAAGCAAAGTGCTGCTTTATGCTTGCTGCGTTTATACAGAACTTCTCCTGACCTTGTTCCTATGGGAGACTGGACATCTCGAGTGGTGCATCTCCTCAATGACCAGCACTTG gGTGTGGTTACTGCCGCTACAAGTCTGATCACCACTTTGGCACAGAAGAACCCAGAAGAGTTTAAGACTTCAGTCTCCTTGGCAGTGTCTAGATTAAGCAGA ATTGTAACTTCTGCATCAACAGACCTTCAGGACTACACATACTACTTTGTTCCTGCTCCCTGGCTATCTGTGAAACTTCTGAGGTTGTTACAGTGCTATCCACCTCCAG AAGACCCTGCGGTACGTGGCCGTCTGACAGAATGCCTGGAAACCATCCTCAACAAAGCACAGGAGCCACCAAAGTCAAAGAAAGTGCAACACTCGAATGCAAAGAATGCTGTCCTGTTTGAGGCAATAAGCTTAATTATACATCATGACAG TGAGCCAAACCTACTAGTCCGTGCCTGTAACCAGCTAGGTCAGTTCTTGCAGCACCGAGAAACTAATTTGCGTTACCTAGCACTGGAAAGCATGTGCACGCTTGCCAGCTCTGAATTCTCACATGAGGCTGTGAAAACACACATAGAAACAGTTATCAATGCATTGAAG ACTGAGAGAGATGTAAGTGTACGACAAAGAGCTGTAGATCTCCTGTATGCAATGTGTGACCGAAGCAATGCCCAGCAGATTGTGGCTGAAATGCTCAATTACCTGGAGACTGCTGATTATTCCATTAGAGAAGAAATT GTTCTGAAGGTTGCAATTCTAGCTGAGAAGTATGCAGTGGATTACACGTGGTATGTGGATACAATCCTGAATTTGATTCGCATTGCTGGTGACTATGTCAGTGAAGAAGTGTGGTACCGAGTTATTCAGATTGTCATCAACAGGGATGATGTGCAAGGATATGCAGCAAAGACTGTTTTTGAG GCCCTTCAAGCTCCAGCATGCCACGAGAATCTTGTAAAAGTAGGTGGCTACATCTTGGGAGAATTTGGAAATCTGATAGCAGGTGATCCAAGATCAAG TCCCCTCATCCAGTTCAACTTGCTACATTCCAAGTTTCATCTGTGTAGTGTTCCTACCCGAGCTCTGCTTCTGTCTACCTACATCAAGTTTGTGAACCTGTTTCCAGAAATCAAAACTACAATTCAAGATGTGCTGCGCAGTGACAGTCAGCTGAAGAATGCTGATGttgagctgcagcagagagcTGTTGAGTATTTGAGGCTCAGTACTATTGCTAGTACTGATATATTG GCTACAGTGTTGGAAGAAATGCCTCCCTTTCCAGAGAGGGAATCTTCCATTTTGGCTAAactgaagaagaagaaaggcCCAGGCACAGTTACTGACCTGGAAGAGATCAAAAAGGAGAGGAGCTCTGATATGAATGGAAGTGCTGAACCTGCACTCAATGCCACTGTT ACTACTCCTTCTCCATCAGAGGATGATCTGCTGGGTCTGGGTCCTGCCCCTGTCACCAATTCACCTCCCCCACCTTCCTCTAGTGGTAGCCTGCTCGTGGATGTATTTTCAGATCCAACTTCTGCAGTTGCACCTCTTGCTCCTGGTTCTGATGACAACTTTGCGAG CCCTGACCTGGCTTCATCTGAGGTAGTTTCTGAGGAACCAGCTGATACTGTGCATGATGCTGATGAGCTTTTTCACAA GTTTGTGTGTAAAAATAATGGAGTCTTATTTGAAAACCAGTTGCTACAAATTGGCTTGAAATCTGAATTTCGACAGAACCTGG GACGTATGTTCATATTCTATGGTAATAAGACATCAACACAGTTCTTGAATTTTACTCCAACAGTAATCTGCTCAGATGACCTTCAGTCAA GCCTGAATCTTCAGACAAAACCTGTTGACCCCACAGTGGATGGAGGTGCGCAGGTTCAGCAGGTTGTGAACATCGAATGTGTGTCAGACTTCATGGAAGCTCCAATCCTGAACATTCAGTTCAG GTACGGTGGAACATTTCAAAATCTATCGGTAAAATTACCCATTACTCTGAATAAATTTTTCCAGCCAACAGAGATGTCTTCTCAAGACTTCTTTCAGCGTTGGAAGCAGCTGAGCAA TCCAAAACAGGAAGTACAGAATATCTTTAAAGCAAAGCACCCGATGGATGCAGAAATCACAAAAGCAAAG ATAATTGGATTTGGATCAGCCCTGCTTGAGGAGGTAGATCCCAATCCTGCTAACTTTGTTGGTGCTGGTATCATACACACAAAAACCACTCAGATTGGATGCTTGCTGCGCCTTGAACCCAACCTCCAGGCACAG ATGTATAGGCTCACACTACGAACAAGTAAAGAAGCTGTATCTCAGAGATTATGTGAATTGCTGTCAGAACAGTTTTAA
- the AP2A2 gene encoding AP-2 complex subunit alpha-2 isoform X2, with product MPAVSKGDGMRGLAVFISDIRNCKSKEAEIKRINKELANIRSKFKGDKALDGYSKKKYVCKLLFIFLLGHDIDFGHMEAVNLLSSNRYTEKQIGYLFISVLVNSNSELIRLINNAIKNDLASRNPTFMGLALHCIANVGSREMAEAFAGEIPKILVAGDTMDSVKQSAALCLLRLYRTSPDLVPMGDWTSRVVHLLNDQHLGVVTAATSLITTLAQKNPEEFKTSVSLAVSRLSRIVTSASTDLQDYTYYFVPAPWLSVKLLRLLQCYPPPDPAVRGRLTECLETILNKAQEPPKSKKVQHSNAKNAVLFEAISLIIHHDSEPNLLVRACNQLGQFLQHRETNLRYLALESMCTLASSEFSHEAVKTHIETVINALKTERDVSVRQRAVDLLYAMCDRSNAQQIVAEMLNYLETADYSIREEIVLKVAILAEKYAVDYTWYVDTILNLIRIAGDYVSEEVWYRVIQIVINRDDVQGYAAKTVFEALQAPACHENLVKVGGYILGEFGNLIAGDPRSSPLIQFNLLHSKFHLCSVPTRALLLSTYIKFVNLFPEIKTTIQDVLRSDSQLKNADVELQQRAVEYLRLSTIASTDILATVLEEMPPFPERESSILAKLKKKKGPGTVTDLEEIKKERSSDMNGSAEPALNATVTTPSPSEDDLLGLGPAPVTNSPPPPSSSGSLLVDVFSDPTSAVAPLAPGSDDNFASPDLASSEVVSEEPADTVHDADELFHKFVCKNNGVLFENQLLQIGLKSEFRQNLGRMFIFYGNKTSTQFLNFTPTVICSDDLQSSLNLQTKPVDPTVDGGAQVQQVVNIECVSDFMEAPILNIQFRYGGTFQNLSVKLPITLNKFFQPTEMSSQDFFQRWKQLSNPKQEVQNIFKAKHPMDAEITKAKIIGFGSALLEEVDPNPANFVGAGIIHTKTTQIGCLLRLEPNLQAQMYRLTLRTSKEAVSQRLCELLSEQF from the exons GTGACAAGGCTCTGGATGGTTAcagtaagaaaaaatatgtCTGCAAACTGCTCTTTATCTTTCTGCTGGGGCATGACATTGACTTTGGTCACATGGAGGCTGTAAACCTGCTCAGTTCCAATAGATATACAGAGAAACAAATT GGCTATCTGTTCATCTCGGTGCTGGTGAACTCCAACAGCGAGCTCATTCGCCTGATAAACAACGCCATCAAGAACGACCTGGCCAGCCGGAACCCCACCTTCATGGGCCTTGCTCTGCACTGCATTGCCAATGTGGGCAGCCgggagatggcagaagcttttGCTggagaaattcccaaaattcttgTGGCTGG AGACACTATGGATAGTGTGAAGCAAAGTGCTGCTTTATGCTTGCTGCGTTTATACAGAACTTCTCCTGACCTTGTTCCTATGGGAGACTGGACATCTCGAGTGGTGCATCTCCTCAATGACCAGCACTTG gGTGTGGTTACTGCCGCTACAAGTCTGATCACCACTTTGGCACAGAAGAACCCAGAAGAGTTTAAGACTTCAGTCTCCTTGGCAGTGTCTAGATTAAGCAGA ATTGTAACTTCTGCATCAACAGACCTTCAGGACTACACATACTACTTTGTTCCTGCTCCCTGGCTATCTGTGAAACTTCTGAGGTTGTTACAGTGCTATCCACCTCCAG ACCCTGCGGTACGTGGCCGTCTGACAGAATGCCTGGAAACCATCCTCAACAAAGCACAGGAGCCACCAAAGTCAAAGAAAGTGCAACACTCGAATGCAAAGAATGCTGTCCTGTTTGAGGCAATAAGCTTAATTATACATCATGACAG TGAGCCAAACCTACTAGTCCGTGCCTGTAACCAGCTAGGTCAGTTCTTGCAGCACCGAGAAACTAATTTGCGTTACCTAGCACTGGAAAGCATGTGCACGCTTGCCAGCTCTGAATTCTCACATGAGGCTGTGAAAACACACATAGAAACAGTTATCAATGCATTGAAG ACTGAGAGAGATGTAAGTGTACGACAAAGAGCTGTAGATCTCCTGTATGCAATGTGTGACCGAAGCAATGCCCAGCAGATTGTGGCTGAAATGCTCAATTACCTGGAGACTGCTGATTATTCCATTAGAGAAGAAATT GTTCTGAAGGTTGCAATTCTAGCTGAGAAGTATGCAGTGGATTACACGTGGTATGTGGATACAATCCTGAATTTGATTCGCATTGCTGGTGACTATGTCAGTGAAGAAGTGTGGTACCGAGTTATTCAGATTGTCATCAACAGGGATGATGTGCAAGGATATGCAGCAAAGACTGTTTTTGAG GCCCTTCAAGCTCCAGCATGCCACGAGAATCTTGTAAAAGTAGGTGGCTACATCTTGGGAGAATTTGGAAATCTGATAGCAGGTGATCCAAGATCAAG TCCCCTCATCCAGTTCAACTTGCTACATTCCAAGTTTCATCTGTGTAGTGTTCCTACCCGAGCTCTGCTTCTGTCTACCTACATCAAGTTTGTGAACCTGTTTCCAGAAATCAAAACTACAATTCAAGATGTGCTGCGCAGTGACAGTCAGCTGAAGAATGCTGATGttgagctgcagcagagagcTGTTGAGTATTTGAGGCTCAGTACTATTGCTAGTACTGATATATTG GCTACAGTGTTGGAAGAAATGCCTCCCTTTCCAGAGAGGGAATCTTCCATTTTGGCTAAactgaagaagaagaaaggcCCAGGCACAGTTACTGACCTGGAAGAGATCAAAAAGGAGAGGAGCTCTGATATGAATGGAAGTGCTGAACCTGCACTCAATGCCACTGTT ACTACTCCTTCTCCATCAGAGGATGATCTGCTGGGTCTGGGTCCTGCCCCTGTCACCAATTCACCTCCCCCACCTTCCTCTAGTGGTAGCCTGCTCGTGGATGTATTTTCAGATCCAACTTCTGCAGTTGCACCTCTTGCTCCTGGTTCTGATGACAACTTTGCGAG CCCTGACCTGGCTTCATCTGAGGTAGTTTCTGAGGAACCAGCTGATACTGTGCATGATGCTGATGAGCTTTTTCACAA GTTTGTGTGTAAAAATAATGGAGTCTTATTTGAAAACCAGTTGCTACAAATTGGCTTGAAATCTGAATTTCGACAGAACCTGG GACGTATGTTCATATTCTATGGTAATAAGACATCAACACAGTTCTTGAATTTTACTCCAACAGTAATCTGCTCAGATGACCTTCAGTCAA GCCTGAATCTTCAGACAAAACCTGTTGACCCCACAGTGGATGGAGGTGCGCAGGTTCAGCAGGTTGTGAACATCGAATGTGTGTCAGACTTCATGGAAGCTCCAATCCTGAACATTCAGTTCAG GTACGGTGGAACATTTCAAAATCTATCGGTAAAATTACCCATTACTCTGAATAAATTTTTCCAGCCAACAGAGATGTCTTCTCAAGACTTCTTTCAGCGTTGGAAGCAGCTGAGCAA TCCAAAACAGGAAGTACAGAATATCTTTAAAGCAAAGCACCCGATGGATGCAGAAATCACAAAAGCAAAG ATAATTGGATTTGGATCAGCCCTGCTTGAGGAGGTAGATCCCAATCCTGCTAACTTTGTTGGTGCTGGTATCATACACACAAAAACCACTCAGATTGGATGCTTGCTGCGCCTTGAACCCAACCTCCAGGCACAG ATGTATAGGCTCACACTACGAACAAGTAAAGAAGCTGTATCTCAGAGATTATGTGAATTGCTGTCAGAACAGTTTTAA
- the AP2A2 gene encoding AP-2 complex subunit alpha-2 isoform X4 has protein sequence MPAVSKGDGMRGLAVFISDIRNCKSKEAEIKRINKELANIRSKFKGDKALDGYSKKKYVCKLLFIFLLGHDIDFGHMEAVNLLSSNRYTEKQIGYLFISVLVNSNSELIRLINNAIKNDLASRNPTFMGLALHCIANVGSREMAEAFAGEIPKILVAGDTMDSVKQSAALCLLRLYRTSPDLVPMGDWTSRVVHLLNDQHLGVVTAATSLITTLAQKNPEEFKTSVSLAVSRLSRIVTSASTDLQDYTYYFVPAPWLSVKLLRLLQCYPPPDPAVRGRLTECLETILNKAQEPPKSKKVQHSNAKNAVLFEAISLIIHHDSEPNLLVRACNQLGQFLQHRETNLRYLALESMCTLASSEFSHEAVKTHIETVINALKTERDVSVRQRAVDLLYAMCDRSNAQQIVAEMLNYLETADYSIREEIVLKVAILAEKYAVDYTWYVDTILNLIRIAGDYVSEEVWYRVIQIVINRDDVQGYAAKTVFEALQAPACHENLVKVGGYILGEFGNLIAGDPRSSPLIQFNLLHSKFHLCSVPTRALLLSTYIKFVNLFPEIKTTIQDVLRSDSQLKNADVELQQRAVEYLRLSTIASTDILATVLEEMPPFPERESSILAKLKKKKGPGTVTDLEEIKKERSSDMNGSAEPALNATVTTPSPSEDDLLGLGPAPVTNSPPPPSSSGSLLVDVFSDPTSAVAPLAPGSDDNFARFVCKNNGVLFENQLLQIGLKSEFRQNLGRMFIFYGNKTSTQFLNFTPTVICSDDLQSSLNLQTKPVDPTVDGGAQVQQVVNIECVSDFMEAPILNIQFRYGGTFQNLSVKLPITLNKFFQPTEMSSQDFFQRWKQLSNPKQEVQNIFKAKHPMDAEITKAKIIGFGSALLEEVDPNPANFVGAGIIHTKTTQIGCLLRLEPNLQAQMYRLTLRTSKEAVSQRLCELLSEQF, from the exons GTGACAAGGCTCTGGATGGTTAcagtaagaaaaaatatgtCTGCAAACTGCTCTTTATCTTTCTGCTGGGGCATGACATTGACTTTGGTCACATGGAGGCTGTAAACCTGCTCAGTTCCAATAGATATACAGAGAAACAAATT GGCTATCTGTTCATCTCGGTGCTGGTGAACTCCAACAGCGAGCTCATTCGCCTGATAAACAACGCCATCAAGAACGACCTGGCCAGCCGGAACCCCACCTTCATGGGCCTTGCTCTGCACTGCATTGCCAATGTGGGCAGCCgggagatggcagaagcttttGCTggagaaattcccaaaattcttgTGGCTGG AGACACTATGGATAGTGTGAAGCAAAGTGCTGCTTTATGCTTGCTGCGTTTATACAGAACTTCTCCTGACCTTGTTCCTATGGGAGACTGGACATCTCGAGTGGTGCATCTCCTCAATGACCAGCACTTG gGTGTGGTTACTGCCGCTACAAGTCTGATCACCACTTTGGCACAGAAGAACCCAGAAGAGTTTAAGACTTCAGTCTCCTTGGCAGTGTCTAGATTAAGCAGA ATTGTAACTTCTGCATCAACAGACCTTCAGGACTACACATACTACTTTGTTCCTGCTCCCTGGCTATCTGTGAAACTTCTGAGGTTGTTACAGTGCTATCCACCTCCAG ACCCTGCGGTACGTGGCCGTCTGACAGAATGCCTGGAAACCATCCTCAACAAAGCACAGGAGCCACCAAAGTCAAAGAAAGTGCAACACTCGAATGCAAAGAATGCTGTCCTGTTTGAGGCAATAAGCTTAATTATACATCATGACAG TGAGCCAAACCTACTAGTCCGTGCCTGTAACCAGCTAGGTCAGTTCTTGCAGCACCGAGAAACTAATTTGCGTTACCTAGCACTGGAAAGCATGTGCACGCTTGCCAGCTCTGAATTCTCACATGAGGCTGTGAAAACACACATAGAAACAGTTATCAATGCATTGAAG ACTGAGAGAGATGTAAGTGTACGACAAAGAGCTGTAGATCTCCTGTATGCAATGTGTGACCGAAGCAATGCCCAGCAGATTGTGGCTGAAATGCTCAATTACCTGGAGACTGCTGATTATTCCATTAGAGAAGAAATT GTTCTGAAGGTTGCAATTCTAGCTGAGAAGTATGCAGTGGATTACACGTGGTATGTGGATACAATCCTGAATTTGATTCGCATTGCTGGTGACTATGTCAGTGAAGAAGTGTGGTACCGAGTTATTCAGATTGTCATCAACAGGGATGATGTGCAAGGATATGCAGCAAAGACTGTTTTTGAG GCCCTTCAAGCTCCAGCATGCCACGAGAATCTTGTAAAAGTAGGTGGCTACATCTTGGGAGAATTTGGAAATCTGATAGCAGGTGATCCAAGATCAAG TCCCCTCATCCAGTTCAACTTGCTACATTCCAAGTTTCATCTGTGTAGTGTTCCTACCCGAGCTCTGCTTCTGTCTACCTACATCAAGTTTGTGAACCTGTTTCCAGAAATCAAAACTACAATTCAAGATGTGCTGCGCAGTGACAGTCAGCTGAAGAATGCTGATGttgagctgcagcagagagcTGTTGAGTATTTGAGGCTCAGTACTATTGCTAGTACTGATATATTG GCTACAGTGTTGGAAGAAATGCCTCCCTTTCCAGAGAGGGAATCTTCCATTTTGGCTAAactgaagaagaagaaaggcCCAGGCACAGTTACTGACCTGGAAGAGATCAAAAAGGAGAGGAGCTCTGATATGAATGGAAGTGCTGAACCTGCACTCAATGCCACTGTT ACTACTCCTTCTCCATCAGAGGATGATCTGCTGGGTCTGGGTCCTGCCCCTGTCACCAATTCACCTCCCCCACCTTCCTCTAGTGGTAGCCTGCTCGTGGATGTATTTTCAGATCCAACTTCTGCAGTTGCACCTCTTGCTCCTGGTTCTGATGACAACTTTGCGAG GTTTGTGTGTAAAAATAATGGAGTCTTATTTGAAAACCAGTTGCTACAAATTGGCTTGAAATCTGAATTTCGACAGAACCTGG GACGTATGTTCATATTCTATGGTAATAAGACATCAACACAGTTCTTGAATTTTACTCCAACAGTAATCTGCTCAGATGACCTTCAGTCAA GCCTGAATCTTCAGACAAAACCTGTTGACCCCACAGTGGATGGAGGTGCGCAGGTTCAGCAGGTTGTGAACATCGAATGTGTGTCAGACTTCATGGAAGCTCCAATCCTGAACATTCAGTTCAG GTACGGTGGAACATTTCAAAATCTATCGGTAAAATTACCCATTACTCTGAATAAATTTTTCCAGCCAACAGAGATGTCTTCTCAAGACTTCTTTCAGCGTTGGAAGCAGCTGAGCAA TCCAAAACAGGAAGTACAGAATATCTTTAAAGCAAAGCACCCGATGGATGCAGAAATCACAAAAGCAAAG ATAATTGGATTTGGATCAGCCCTGCTTGAGGAGGTAGATCCCAATCCTGCTAACTTTGTTGGTGCTGGTATCATACACACAAAAACCACTCAGATTGGATGCTTGCTGCGCCTTGAACCCAACCTCCAGGCACAG ATGTATAGGCTCACACTACGAACAAGTAAAGAAGCTGTATCTCAGAGATTATGTGAATTGCTGTCAGAACAGTTTTAA